The Phycisphaeraceae bacterium genome includes a window with the following:
- the rpsO gene encoding 30S ribosomal protein S15, which yields MTITAERRTELTSEFRRDEKDSGSPEVQVAILTERIKGLTEHLRAHKHDYSSQRGLLLMVSKRTRLLRYLSRVNHASYRELIGRLGLRR from the coding sequence ATGACGATTACAGCAGAACGCCGGACTGAGTTGACCAGTGAGTTTCGGCGGGATGAGAAGGACAGTGGTTCGCCGGAGGTTCAGGTTGCGATCCTGACGGAGCGGATCAAGGGATTGACTGAGCATCTTCGGGCTCACAAGCATGATTATTCATCGCAGCGAGGTTTGCTGTTGATGGTTTCGAAGCGGACTCGTTTGCTTCGTTACCTGTCCCGTGTCAACCACGCGAGCTATCGCGAGTTGATCGGGCGTTTGGGTCTGCGACGCTGA
- the pnp gene encoding polyribonucleotide nucleotidyltransferase, with translation MAIHRVEMELGGRTLSIETGKIAKQATASVMVQYGETVVLGTVVHGPPREGIDFFPLTVDYREKYSAAGKFPGGFRKREGAPNTKEVLTMRNIDRPLRPLFPNGFFDEVQIQCWVMAADGQNEPDVLAGIAASAALGISGVPFDGPVGNVRVARVEGQLVIMPTVAQNEYSDLDMLLCGHEDGLNMIEVGAMLIPEDEMADAIEFGHGHIKQIVGLIKELNAKAGKPAIEFVSPVSAEVRQKVDALAGPLKAAKTTDGNKLDRQEAVRTCIKEFIGSAFPEPAASAGVGEFNAWRDAVKQAKTAVHDLEEQITREIIRSGSRTDGRAAKDLRNIEAEVGLLPRVHGSALFTRGETQALVTAVLGSGRDEQIVDGLNNEYAEKFYLHYNFPPFSVGEAKRIMGPGRREIGHGMLAQRALQAVLPPVEEFPYTVRLVSDIMESNGSSSMASACGGSLALLDAGVPIVSPVAGISIGMISGDDSGQDDVYLVDIQGEEDHFGDMDFKVTGTESGITAIQLDLKTRGLTMDQIRKTFVMAREARLEILKTMNAAISTPKELSPHAPRMLTVKIQPDKIGKLIGPGGKMIRAIEENTGATLTIEEDGTVFISAVGAGKAEAAREEVEKISAEVKVGKTYSGRVTAVKDFGAFVEVIPGQDGLCHISELSDGFVKSVTDVVSVGDQVRVKVILVDDQGRVKLSRKAVLMEENEQETASTPA, from the coding sequence ATGGCTATCCACCGTGTTGAGATGGAGCTTGGGGGTCGCACGCTATCGATTGAGACGGGGAAGATTGCGAAGCAGGCGACGGCGTCTGTGATGGTTCAGTATGGGGAGACGGTGGTGTTGGGGACGGTGGTTCACGGCCCGCCTCGTGAGGGGATTGATTTTTTCCCGCTGACGGTTGATTACCGTGAGAAGTACTCGGCGGCGGGTAAGTTCCCGGGTGGTTTCCGTAAGCGTGAGGGTGCGCCGAATACTAAAGAAGTGTTGACGATGCGGAACATTGACCGTCCGTTGCGGCCGTTGTTCCCGAATGGTTTTTTTGATGAGGTTCAGATCCAGTGCTGGGTGATGGCTGCGGACGGTCAGAACGAGCCGGATGTGTTGGCGGGGATTGCGGCGTCGGCGGCGCTGGGGATTTCTGGGGTTCCTTTTGATGGTCCGGTGGGTAATGTTCGGGTGGCTCGGGTTGAGGGTCAGTTGGTGATCATGCCGACGGTTGCTCAGAACGAGTATTCGGACCTGGACATGCTGCTTTGTGGTCATGAAGACGGTCTGAACATGATTGAAGTGGGGGCGATGCTGATTCCTGAGGACGAGATGGCTGACGCCATCGAGTTCGGTCATGGGCACATCAAGCAGATCGTGGGGTTGATCAAGGAGTTGAACGCGAAGGCTGGCAAGCCGGCGATTGAGTTTGTTTCGCCGGTGTCGGCTGAGGTTCGGCAGAAGGTTGATGCGTTGGCGGGCCCGCTGAAGGCGGCGAAGACGACGGATGGCAACAAGCTGGATCGTCAGGAGGCGGTGCGGACGTGCATCAAGGAGTTCATCGGTTCGGCGTTCCCGGAGCCGGCTGCTTCGGCGGGTGTGGGTGAGTTCAATGCGTGGCGCGATGCGGTGAAGCAGGCGAAGACGGCGGTCCATGATCTGGAAGAGCAGATCACACGTGAGATCATCCGGTCGGGTTCACGGACGGATGGTCGTGCGGCGAAGGACCTGCGGAATATCGAGGCGGAGGTTGGTTTGCTGCCGCGGGTGCATGGCTCGGCGCTGTTTACGCGTGGTGAGACTCAGGCGCTGGTGACGGCGGTGCTGGGTAGCGGGCGTGATGAGCAGATCGTTGACGGCTTGAATAATGAGTATGCGGAGAAGTTTTATCTGCACTACAACTTCCCGCCTTTCTCGGTAGGTGAGGCGAAGCGGATCATGGGTCCGGGTCGTCGAGAGATCGGTCACGGGATGCTGGCGCAGCGGGCGTTGCAGGCTGTGCTTCCGCCTGTGGAGGAGTTCCCGTATACGGTTCGCCTGGTGAGTGACATCATGGAGTCGAACGGGTCATCGTCGATGGCTTCGGCTTGTGGTGGTTCGCTGGCGTTGCTGGATGCGGGCGTGCCAATTGTGTCGCCGGTAGCGGGTATTTCGATCGGCATGATCAGCGGGGATGACTCGGGTCAGGACGATGTCTATCTGGTGGACATCCAGGGTGAGGAAGATCACTTTGGTGACATGGACTTCAAGGTGACGGGGACTGAGTCCGGGATCACGGCGATCCAGCTCGACCTGAAGACCCGTGGCCTGACGATGGATCAGATTCGCAAGACGTTTGTGATGGCTCGAGAGGCGCGGCTTGAGATTCTCAAGACGATGAATGCTGCGATCAGTACGCCGAAGGAGTTGTCTCCTCATGCTCCTCGGATGCTGACGGTGAAGATCCAGCCGGACAAGATCGGGAAGCTGATCGGTCCTGGCGGGAAGATGATCCGTGCGATCGAGGAGAACACGGGTGCGACGCTGACGATCGAGGAAGACGGGACGGTGTTCATCTCGGCGGTTGGCGCCGGGAAGGCCGAGGCGGCCCGCGAGGAGGTCGAGAAGATCTCGGCGGAGGTGAAGGTCGGCAAGACGTACAGCGGTCGTGTGACGGCGGTGAAGGATTTTGGTGCTTTTGTCGAGGTTATCCCGGGCCAGGACGGGTTGTGTCACATCTCTGAGCTGTCAGATGGCTTTGTGAAAAGCGTGACGGATGTGGTGAGCGTGGGGGACCAGGTCCGGGTGAAGGTGATCCTGGTGGATGACCAAGGGCGGGTGAAGCTGTCGCGGAAGGCTGTGCTTATGGAGGAAAATGAGCAGGAAACTGCTTCCACTCCGGCCTGA